One segment of Nitrospirota bacterium DNA contains the following:
- a CDS encoding four helix bundle protein — protein sequence MPFRFKSFRVYNEAKAFCKFCRDHVSENITDKGLADQIYRALNSIVLNIAEGSADTSDAEFARFLGISIRSVYETVAGFDLAETYGIITADLNLDIESKAERLVKQLSSFRSSLAKSPKP from the coding sequence ATGCCATTCAGGTTTAAGTCCTTTAGGGTATATAATGAGGCAAAGGCATTCTGTAAATTTTGCAGAGACCATGTTTCTGAGAACATAACCGATAAGGGCCTTGCCGATCAGATATATCGTGCATTAAACTCGATTGTTTTAAATATTGCTGAAGGCTCTGCAGACACATCAGATGCCGAATTCGCCAGATTCCTGGGCATATCAATTCGATCTGTTTATGAAACTGTTGCAGGTTTTGATTTAGCGGAAACTTATGGTATTATTACCGCTGATTTGAATTTGGATATTGAAAGTAAAGCTGAAAGATTAGTAAAACAATTAAGTTCATTTCGCTCATCTTTGGCTAAGAGCCCAAAGCCATAG
- a CDS encoding DUF2155 domain-containing protein, translating to MKSINKIILFTLCINSIIGLNACTKKEQPKPRAHEQQAMMPSHADVQMPSSEQMKIVLSEEIKGKWKGVIISVMDKQTMNGRDYKVPIGANFTISGSNVEVQTGTFLPDLVIEDNVYSSESAELGNPAIQVEVKEGGKEIFKGWLFQKYPTVHPFKHERYSITLKEPVSGL from the coding sequence ATGAAATCTATCAATAAAATAATACTTTTTACACTTTGTATCAATTCCATTATTGGTCTTAATGCATGCACTAAGAAGGAACAACCGAAACCGCGTGCTCATGAGCAGCAGGCAATGATGCCGTCACATGCTGATGTTCAGATGCCATCGTCAGAACAGATGAAGATTGTCCTTTCCGAAGAGATTAAAGGCAAATGGAAGGGGGTCATAATATCAGTAATGGATAAACAGACTATGAATGGCAGGGACTACAAGGTACCAATTGGGGCTAATTTTACAATATCGGGCAGTAATGTTGAGGTTCAAACTGGCACTTTCCTGCCAGACCTTGTGATAGAAGATAATGTTTATTCTTCTGAATCTGCTGAACTGGGTAATCCTGCAATTCAGGTCGAGGTAAAAGAGGGCGGTAAGGAAATCTTCAAGGGTTGGTTATTCCAGAAATATCCGACTGTCCATCCATTCAAACACGAGCGGTATTCAATTACATTAAAAGAACCTGTTTCCGGTTTATAA
- a CDS encoding type 1 glutamine amidotransferase — protein sequence MLEVIVLQHIECEDLGTIANAMSQRGIGCKYVRLFEGEPVPHDPGAFSGIIILGGPMNVYEEDKYPYLKDEDIFIKKAVMNDMPILGICLGAQLIAKAAGARVSKGTKKEIGWYKLSLSGDSRRDTLFKTLPEELKVFQWHGDTFEIPRGAIRLAGSGLFPNQAYRIGSRIYGIQFHLEVTKEMINQWISEYREELSRVDYINVSEIISDTPAYIETLNLSAGIFFEKFFEIMQT from the coding sequence GTGTTGGAAGTTATTGTACTTCAGCATATTGAATGTGAAGACCTCGGCACAATTGCAAATGCAATGTCACAAAGAGGCATCGGATGTAAGTATGTCAGACTCTTTGAAGGTGAGCCTGTCCCTCATGATCCGGGTGCGTTCTCCGGCATTATAATACTTGGCGGACCCATGAATGTTTATGAGGAAGACAAGTACCCATATCTTAAAGATGAAGACATCTTTATTAAGAAAGCTGTAATGAACGATATGCCGATCCTCGGCATCTGTCTCGGTGCTCAATTGATTGCGAAGGCAGCCGGGGCAAGAGTAAGCAAGGGAACAAAAAAGGAGATCGGTTGGTATAAGCTGAGCCTCTCGGGCGACAGCAGGCGGGACACGTTATTCAAAACACTTCCTGAGGAGCTTAAAGTGTTCCAGTGGCATGGAGATACCTTTGAAATTCCCAGGGGTGCAATACGGCTTGCCGGCTCAGGGCTATTCCCAAACCAGGCCTACCGCATCGGCAGCAGGATTTATGGTATACAATTTCATCTTGAAGTTACAAAGGAAATGATTAACCAGTGGATATCAGAATATAGAGAAGAACTATCCAGGGTTGATTATATTAATGTCAGCGAAATAATTTCGGATACACCTGCATACATAGAAACTCTAAACTTAAGTGCCGGAATCTTTTTTGAAAAGTTCTTCGAAATAATGCAAACCTAA